The genomic region GCTAGAATACGAGGACAGGCAGATATGCTAGAATACGAGCACAGGCAGATATGCTAGAATACGAGCACAggaaaatatgctagaatatgagGACAGGCAGATACAAAACACTGACATATATGCTAGACTATGAGGACAGAAAGATATGCTAGAATACAATGACagacaaatatgctagaattcaAGTACAGGCAAATATGCTAGATTACGAGGAATGGAAATGTTGATGTTTCTTGTCATTGTCCTCTCATCCCTGGTAAAAGGTTCACAAGATCctttttctattattattagCTTCATCGTTGTATTCTTTGCAGAAAGAGAAGAAGGATCTGCAGGTAGAAGAATCCAAAGACAGAGACTTGCAGGTGAAATCATCTTTAGAAATTGATTTAGTTCCAGAGACAGAGGACGATAAGAAGCTAGCAGCTCTTTTGAAGTACAGATCTGTTGACAGTAAGAGATAGTTTTATGTCGTCACGGTGTAAGGCAGTGCTAATGGCAATCAGTCTGCTATTTGTACCAGTCTGTCAAATTTTCAAGTTATTTTCTGTCATGATGTTCTTGTCTTATGTCTTCTCTGTTTCAGGGTTCCTTGGTCATTTCCTTGAAAATGATACATTCCATTAATATGTAGGAAACAGAAGTAAGAATATGAAAAGACAGAAAAGGATTTATAATGATTTGCAAAAACATCTTGAGAGTGTTGGAATTAATCAATTAGAATGTAAAATTCTTTGGAATTGTTCACAAGTTTTTGAAGTAAATAAAAAACGGACTACTGACTGGGAAGTTATACACAAAcaggaaaagaacaaaaaagttTTGTTGCTCTTGTCCAGGTTTTAAAGTGAAACTTTAAAGTTTAAAGTAACAACAATTTTCACTGGAAGCAATCCAACATTTGCAaaaaaggaagggggggggggagactatAAGGAAAGTGGGTGATTGAGTTCTGGAATTAAATATGTAACAGGATTTTTAGAAAACAGACTTTTTGGTATCCCTAAATTTCTTTCCCCTTTTAGTTTACTTGAGACCCGTGGCATAATTATTGCTTATAATTATGAAAAGATATTGACATTAGATTAATCAAAACATTTATTTGCCTTATGAATGTGTATGATTTACACCAACATTGATTTACTTTAGAAGTCAAAAGTTTCTCTTCAAACTTGGCATTGATTTTTAAATGCTTGCATTATCTGTCTGCCAAACAGGTTTTGATGAGAAGCAACtgaagaaaagaacagaaatcCGAAATCAGTCCATTTTTGTACCACCGTCCGACTCCAAACTATCACCCGTAGATCGAGTAGATAGCAAAACATTGACGCTCAAGAGGTTAAACAAGCAACTCGAAAGTGCAGCAAAGGCAAATCCTGCGGGTTTTAGCATCTTTGATGATGATACCGCGAAAAGGAAGAGAAAGGCTGTATCCAGTGTCCTGGTGAAGAGACGAAAGAGCGATTCTAAGAGAGTCGAATGTCATGAAGGAGACGAACCTGTTGCGACGGAGGAGGTTCAACCCAAGACGAACGTCTCGCTGAACCACGAGAGGTTGGATGAGTTGACGAACTCGTCATCCTCCAAGGGTGTGGAAGGTGACGATGATCACAGACCGAATGATGACAAATTCCTTAGGACTCATCCTGCAAACCAACGAGACCATCAACTTTCATCGACTTTCTCTAAATCTGACGTTTCGTCATCTTTCGTAGCAGCCCCTCGGAATTCTGATTTAACCTCAAGAGTTAGCCCTGTAGAATTGGACAATGGTGAAATCGATAATGTAACAGTGAATGGACTGAGTACAGTGATTGAGCGACCGGACAATAAATGTCCGGATGTGAGGAGCACGACAGAAACAGCACAAATGTCTTCTACGGGGAATGTGAATATTTCATTGGTTGGAGATTACGTCACCAGCAGTAGTGACTCGGAATAGATTTATAGTGTAGAGTGCAAAAAACCCTGAATCCTAGACCTGCTTGAACACCCCTGAACATCTCTGGACTGATGTTCAAGCGTTGTTGGGTCATCTGAGATGGCTTGATTTTCTTGTTGGACAACTGAATAATTACGTTATACTTTACATGACACATTAATCACGTAGAACAATCAACCTTGCTATTTTACTCACAACTAACTTTTGGTTGTCTCAGAGGGCAACCATGGAAAGTTTTTTACAATTCAGCATATCACCTTGTATTTCCCCTTATCGTGTCTATTCCTGTATGAACAGCTCATGTGGCAATGAATAAGAGATATCATATCTTTGCATATAAGTGTGTTCTTCTCATCTTTCTCTGACTATTTTTGGAGGTTTCTTCTCTCTCCAGTCATTCTGTTC from Apostichopus japonicus isolate 1M-3 chromosome 2, ASM3797524v1, whole genome shotgun sequence harbors:
- the LOC139974512 gene encoding probable splicing factor YJU2B encodes the protein MAERKQVNKYYPPDFDPRKHKNLDKYHNTHALRERAKKIDQGILVIRFEMPYDIWCEGCKIHIAMGVRYNAEKRKMGYYYSTPIYRFRMKCHLCENYFEIETDPMNCNYKIMFGAQRKNEKWDMAENEQVLTEDRQVVKKLAADAMFKLEHGVEDKKKLQKAAPTLSELVDVQSGWHDDYMQNRMLRAKFRKEKKDLQVEESKDRDLQVKSSLEIDLVPETEDDKKLAALLKYRSVDSFDEKQLKKRTEIRNQSIFVPPSDSKLSPVDRVDSKTLTLKRLNKQLESAAKANPAGFSIFDDDTAKRKRKAVSSVLVKRRKSDSKRVECHEGDEPVATEEVQPKTNVSLNHERLDELTNSSSSKGVEGDDDHRPNDDKFLRTHPANQRDHQLSSTFSKSDVSSSFVAAPRNSDLTSRVSPVELDNGEIDNVTVNGLSTVIERPDNKCPDVRSTTETAQMSSTGNVNISLVGDYVTSSSDSE